In one window of Comamonas testosteroni DNA:
- a CDS encoding CmpA/NrtA family ABC transporter substrate-binding protein — protein sequence MSQRLPSSTAPVPEPVSAGGRREFLRVAGAAALYGTLGHHGAWAAGSDAPEKKEVKIGFIPLTDCASVVMASVLGFDQKYGVKIVPSKEASWAGVRDKLVNGELDFAHVLYGLVYGLHLGVGGPRKDMAVLMSLNNNGQAITLSKALADKGAVDGASLAKVMAREKREYTFAGTFPTGTHAMWMHYWLAAAGINPLSEAKLITVPPPQMVANMRVGNMDGFCVGEPWNHRAIMDGIGITANTTQDIWKDHPEKVLGTTGEFAQKNPNTCRAVMMAILEAGRWIDASLQNKTKMAETVAQKSYINTSVDAINQRILGRYQNGLGKTWDDPNHMKFFNDGAVNFPYLSDGMWFLTQHKRWGLLKAHPDYLAVARQINRIDLYQQAASQLKVSVPKDVLRTSKLIDGVVWDGKNPAQYADSFKIKAA from the coding sequence ATGAGCCAGCGCCTTCCTTCGTCTACTGCTCCTGTGCCCGAGCCCGTATCTGCCGGCGGCCGGCGTGAGTTTCTGCGCGTGGCCGGTGCCGCCGCCCTCTATGGCACGCTGGGCCACCATGGCGCCTGGGCCGCAGGCTCCGACGCGCCGGAGAAGAAAGAGGTCAAGATCGGCTTCATCCCGCTGACCGATTGCGCCAGCGTGGTCATGGCCTCGGTGCTGGGATTCGATCAGAAATACGGCGTGAAGATCGTCCCCAGCAAGGAGGCGAGCTGGGCCGGCGTGCGCGACAAGCTGGTCAACGGCGAGCTGGATTTCGCCCATGTGCTCTACGGTCTGGTCTACGGCCTGCACCTGGGCGTGGGCGGCCCCAGGAAGGACATGGCGGTGCTCATGAGCCTGAACAACAACGGCCAGGCGATCACGCTGTCCAAGGCCCTGGCCGACAAGGGCGCGGTCGACGGCGCCAGCCTGGCCAAGGTGATGGCCAGGGAGAAGCGCGAATACACCTTCGCCGGCACCTTCCCCACCGGCACCCATGCCATGTGGATGCATTACTGGCTGGCGGCTGCGGGCATCAACCCGTTATCCGAGGCCAAGCTGATCACCGTGCCGCCGCCCCAGATGGTGGCCAATATGCGTGTGGGCAACATGGATGGCTTCTGCGTGGGCGAACCCTGGAACCATCGCGCCATCATGGACGGCATAGGCATCACCGCCAATACCACGCAGGACATCTGGAAGGATCACCCCGAGAAGGTGCTGGGCACCACGGGCGAGTTCGCGCAGAAGAACCCCAACACCTGCCGCGCCGTGATGATGGCGATTCTGGAGGCCGGCCGCTGGATCGACGCCAGCTTGCAGAACAAGACGAAGATGGCCGAGACCGTGGCCCAGAAGTCCTACATCAACACCAGTGTGGACGCCATCAATCAGCGCATTCTGGGCCGCTACCAGAACGGCCTGGGCAAGACCTGGGACGACCCCAACCACATGAAGTTCTTCAACGACGGGGCCGTGAACTTCCCCTATCTGTCGGACGGCATGTGGTTCCTCACCCAGCACAAGCGCTGGGGTCTGCTCAAGGCTCATCCCGACTATCTGGCCGTGGCCAGGCAGATCAACCGCATCGACCTCTACCAGCAGGCGGCAAGCCAGCTCAAGGTCAGCGTGCCCAAGGATGTACTGCGCACCAGCAAGCTGATCGACGGCGTGGTGTGGGACGGCAAGAACCCTGCCCAGTACGCCGACAGCTTCAAGATCAAGGCCGCCTGA